In Cicer arietinum cultivar CDC Frontier isolate Library 1 chromosome 1, Cicar.CDCFrontier_v2.0, whole genome shotgun sequence, one DNA window encodes the following:
- the LOC101504205 gene encoding probable WRKY transcription factor 69, protein MMYCSHVHNKLHCQSVTPWRLILNTNPNPFFSLTFTLLLSSPPPLPSFSGDPTFPITIFYTNQLLKKFINFLLLLLPLIMYKRRFNTKPLYVTDPDEPEPEPISEAAPASPSSCEDTKTEEPSPKKRKEMKKRVVTIPIGEVEGSKSKGETYPPSDSWAWRKYGQKPIKGSPYPRGYYRCSSSKGCPARKQVERSRVDPTNLLVTYAYEHNHPLPLPKSHSSSSAVTVTVETPSTGDSSAECAATTVHPEDLTVFAAHPDFELAGDSTILLSHHHHAVFGWFDDVASTGVLVSPICGEVEDLTLTMREEDESLFADLGELPECSAVFRQRNIPSGSVIQCGGITG, encoded by the exons ATGATGTATTGCTCGCACGTCCACAATAAACTACATTGCCAATCTGTCACACCATGGCGGCTCATATTAAACACCAATCCCAATCCCTTCTTTTCTCTCACTTTCACCCTCCTTCTCTCCTCACCACCACCCCTCCCTTCTTTTTCCGGCGACCCCACTTTCCCAATCACCATTTTCTACACTAATCAACTactcaaaaaatttatcaactttCTTCTATTATTATTACCATTAATCATGTACAAACGTAGATTTAACACCAAACCATTGTATGTCACTGACCCAGATGAGCCCGAGCCCGAACCCATATCGGAAGCTGCCCCTGCTTCTCCTTCTTCTTGTGAAGACACAAAAACTGAAGAACCATCACCCAAGAAAAG GAAGGAGATGAAGAAGAGGGTAGTGACTATACCAATCGGTGAGGTGGAAGGATCTAAAAGCAAAGGAGAGACATATCCACCGTCGGATTCGTGGGCCTGGAGAAAGTACGGCCAAAAGCCCATCAAAGGCTCCCCTTATCCCAG GGGATACTACCGATGTAGCAGTTCAAAAGGGTGTCCCGCTAGGAAGCAAGTTGAAAGAAGCCGTGTGGACCCTACAAACCTCCTCGTCACTTACGCCTACGAACACAACCACCCTCTCCCTCTTCCCAAATCTCATTCTTCTTCCTCCGCCGTAACTGTCACCGTCGAAACTCCCTCCACAGGCGACTCTTCCGCCGAATGCGCCGCCACCACTGTCCATCCCGAGGATCTCACCGTTTTCGCCGCACATCCCGATTTCGAACTAGCCGGCGACTCAACGATTCTTCTCAGTCACCACCACCACGCCGTGTTCGGGTGGTTCGACGACGTGGCATCCACCGGCGTTCTTGTAAGCCCGATCTGCGGAGAAGTGGAGGATCTGACGCTGACGATGAGGGAGGAAGATGAATCGCTGTTTGCCGATCTCGGTGAGTTGCCGGAGTGTTCAGCGGTTTTCCGGCAGAGGAATATTCCGAGTGGGAGTGTGATTCAGTGTGGCGGCATCACAGGATAA
- the LOC101503885 gene encoding uncharacterized protein: protein MSAEQVLKSYDISWFETSIFTNKKTSSPSIHSTTLVLDSTSNSKVMEVLFSDTKLLRIPTLHVRSFSDENLSSKIGAFSDSLSPNSVLTHQKLKTILSGKVVEDFTIENTHAKEDEEKEAFDTKKVSHHTQKTKLRKGKSTSRSLSELEFKELKGFMDLGFVFAEEDKDSRLVSLIPGLQQLGKDDSSLNKKEHKIDENVICRPYLSEAWGLIEQTKEFNPLLNWRVPILGNEIDMKDNLKFWAHTVASIVR, encoded by the coding sequence ATGTCAGCAGAACAAGTTTTGAAATCATATGACATAAGTTGGTTTGAGACATCAATTTTCACCAACAAAAAAACATCTTCACCATCTATACATTCAACAACATTAGTACTTGATTCAACCTCAAACTCCAAGGTAATGGAAGTGCTTTTTTCAGACACAAAACTCCTAAGAATTCCAACACTTCATGTAAGGTCTTTTAGTGATGAAAACTTATCCTCCAAAATTGGTGCTTTCTCTGATTCTCTTTCACCAAACTCTGTTCTCACACATCAAAAGCTGAAAACAATTCTTTCAGGTAAGGTAGTAGAAGATTTCACAATAGAAAATACTCATGctaaagaagatgaagaaaaagaagCGTTCGATACGAAAAAGGTGAGTCATCATACTCAAAAAACGAAGCTCAGAAAAGGAAAAAGTACCTCTAGGAGTTTGTCGGAGCTCGAGTTTAAGGAGCTAAAAGGGTTTATGGATTTAGGATTTGTGTTTGCTGAGGAAGACAAGGATTCAAGATTGGTTTCTTTGATACCAGGATTGCAACAACTAGGAAAAGATGATTCAAGTTTGaataaaaaggaacataaaATTGATGAAAATGTGATTTGTAGGCCTTATTTATCTGAGGCTTGGGGTCTTATAGAGCAAACAAAAGAATTTAATCCATTGCTTAATTGGAGGGTACCAATTCTAGGAAATGAGATTGATATGAAGGACAATCTTAAGTTTTGGGCTCACACAGTTGCATCCATTGTAAGATAA
- the LOC101503560 gene encoding chaperone protein dnaJ C76, chloroplastic-like isoform X2, whose protein sequence is MSQLLSPVYTEALKIQNTSLNLCSKSSWKKPDKVANPCTLVMQSGKRKECRRVRVSAEDSVSPIDSSADDYYAVLGLLPDATPEEIKKAYYDCMKACHPDLSSNDPETTNFSMFVNEVYAVLSDPIQRKVYDEIHGYSLSSINPFLDDSISKDHVFVDEFSCIGCKNCANVASDVFAIEEDFGRARVFSQHGNPELVQQAIESCPVDCIHWTSAAQLSLLEDEMHRIERVNVALMLSGMGSASFDVFRMASSRWEKRQSKVLRMKLKKEQKELLRRHDDGGNTQGRVLISLLNLNFQRQAPNKDK, encoded by the exons ATGTCTCAATTACTGTCTCCTGTGTACACGGAAGCTCTCAAAATCCAAAACACATCACTGAATTTGTGTTCAAAAAGCTCATGGAAGAAGCCAGATAAGGTTGCAAATCCTTGTACTTTAGTTATGCAAAGTGGTAAGAGAAAAGAGTGTAGGAGGGTAAGAGTTTCTGCTGAGGATTCAGTTTCTCCCATTGATTCTTCTGCAGATGACTATTATGCAGTTCTTGGTCTG CTTCCAGATGCAACACCAGAGGAGATCAAGAAGGCATACTATGATTGCATGAAAGCTTGTCACCCGGACTTGAGTAGCAATGATCCTGAGACCACTAATTTCTCCATGTTTGTCAATGAAGTCTATGCA GTGCTCAGTGATCCGATCCAGCGGAAGGTTTATGATGAAATTCATGGATATTCTTTATCTTCAATCAATCCTTTCTTGGATGATTCTATCTCAAAGGATCATGTTTTTGTTGATGAGTTCAGCTGCATAG GCTGCAAAAATTGTGCCAATGTAGCATCTGATGTGTTTGCAATAGAGGAAGACTTTGGAAGAGCCAGAGTATTCAGCCAACACGGAAACCCTGAATTAGTTCAACAGGCAATTGAGAGTTG CCCTGTTGACTGTATTCATTGGACATCTGCTGCACAACTATCATTACTCGAAGATGAAATGCACCGTATAGAAAGAGTCAAC GTTGCTCTAATGCTTTCAGGAATGGGATCAGCTTCATTTGATGTTTTCAGAATG GCGAGTTCGCGATGGGAAAAGAGACAGTCAAAAGTCTTG AGGATGAAGTTAAAGAAAGAGCAAAAAGAGCTGCTGCGGCGGCACGACGATGGAGGGAATACTCAAGGAAGGGTGTTGATAAGCCTCCTAAATTTAAACTTCCAGAGGCAAGCCCCTAACAAGGACAAGTGA
- the LOC101503560 gene encoding chaperone protein dnaJ C76, chloroplastic-like isoform X1 yields MSQLLSPVYTEALKIQNTSLNLCSKSSWKKPDKVANPCTLVMQSGKRKECRRVRVSAEDSVSPIDSSADDYYAVLGLLPDATPEEIKKAYYDCMKACHPDLSSNDPETTNFSMFVNEVYAVLSDPIQRKVYDEIHGYSLSSINPFLDDSISKDHVFVDEFSCIGCKNCANVASDVFAIEEDFGRARVFSQHGNPELVQQAIESCPVDCIHWTSAAQLSLLEDEMHRIERVNEWDQLHLMFSEWRVRDGKRDSQKS; encoded by the exons ATGTCTCAATTACTGTCTCCTGTGTACACGGAAGCTCTCAAAATCCAAAACACATCACTGAATTTGTGTTCAAAAAGCTCATGGAAGAAGCCAGATAAGGTTGCAAATCCTTGTACTTTAGTTATGCAAAGTGGTAAGAGAAAAGAGTGTAGGAGGGTAAGAGTTTCTGCTGAGGATTCAGTTTCTCCCATTGATTCTTCTGCAGATGACTATTATGCAGTTCTTGGTCTG CTTCCAGATGCAACACCAGAGGAGATCAAGAAGGCATACTATGATTGCATGAAAGCTTGTCACCCGGACTTGAGTAGCAATGATCCTGAGACCACTAATTTCTCCATGTTTGTCAATGAAGTCTATGCA GTGCTCAGTGATCCGATCCAGCGGAAGGTTTATGATGAAATTCATGGATATTCTTTATCTTCAATCAATCCTTTCTTGGATGATTCTATCTCAAAGGATCATGTTTTTGTTGATGAGTTCAGCTGCATAG GCTGCAAAAATTGTGCCAATGTAGCATCTGATGTGTTTGCAATAGAGGAAGACTTTGGAAGAGCCAGAGTATTCAGCCAACACGGAAACCCTGAATTAGTTCAACAGGCAATTGAGAGTTG CCCTGTTGACTGTATTCATTGGACATCTGCTGCACAACTATCATTACTCGAAGATGAAATGCACCGTATAGAAAGAGTCAAC GAATGGGATCAGCTTCATTTGATGTTTTCAGAATG GCGAGTTCGCGATGGGAAAAGAGACAGTCAAAAGTCTTG A